ATTGCAGAGCGAAGTAGATTATGTAAGAGCACAGCGGATACTCTCTTTCATACTTCAAAACGGACTTATTTCCTTGTCGGAATTCAACAAGATAACCTCATTAAACCGCAAATCTTTCTCACCGGCTCTGGCACAGATTATGCCCGAAAACCGTTGATATTACTGAACTTCAGAGGTAATATGTCACACTGACAAGGAGGTGAAAAGTTGAAAAAGGTAACGAAAATCACTGAAAATACGTCTGATTTTACAGAGCGTCCCAAACTGCGGGTTGCGGCTTACTGCCGTGTGTCCACCGAAAGTGACGATCAGCTGGTCAGTCTCGACACACAGATAAAGCACTATGAATCCTACATCAAATCAAATCCTGACTGGGATTTTGCCGGGCTTTATTATGACGAGGGCATCACCGGTACGAAAAAGGAAAAGCGGCCGGAGCTGCTTCGCATGATTGCCGACTGCGAGAACAAGAAAATTGACTTCATCGTAACAAAGTCCATTAGCCGATTTGCAAGGAATACAACCGACTGTCTGGAACTGGTGAGGAAACTGCTTGACCTCGGTATTTTCATTTACTTCGAGAAGGAAAATATCAACACCGGGTCAATGGAAAGTGAACTCATGCTGTCAATCCTGAGTGGACTGGCCGAAAGTGAGTCGGTCTCTATTGCAGAAAACAGCAAATGGTCGGTAAAGCGTAGGTTTCAAAACGGGACCTTTAAGATTTCCTATCCGCCCTACGGCTACGATACTGCTGATGGAAAGCTGGTCATAAATGAATCACAGGCGGAAATAGTCCGTTTTATCTTTTCCGAAATTCTTTTCGGCAATGGTACCGGCAAAATTGCAAATGAGCTGAACCGCCGCGATGTGCCATCCAAGAAAGGCGGCCATTGGACGGCGACAACTATTCGCGGGATGGTCGGTAATGAAAAATACACCGGCGATGCCGTTTTTCAAAAGACCTATACCGATACGCACTTCAACCGACATTACAATTACGGCGAAAAGGACCAGTTTCTGATTAAAAATCATCATGATGCGATTATCAGCCATGAGGATTTCAATGCCGCGCAGGCTATCATCGACCAGCACGGCAAAGAAAAAGGCGTTGAAAAATATCAGGATAAGTACCAAAACCGATATCCGTTTTCAGGCAAAATCATCTGCGGTCAGTGCGGTGGCAAATTCAAACGTCGCATCCACTCCACCGGCAGGCATAATATCGCATGGTGCTGTACCAATCATATAGCGGACGCCAAGAAATGTTCCATGAAATACATCCCGGAGTCTCATTTTGAATATGCGTTTGTTACTATGATGAACAAGCTCATGTTCGGTCATCAAACCGTTTTAAGGCCCTTGTTAATGGGCCTTCGCTGTATCAACTCCGAAGACAGTGTGGCAAAGCTACACGCCCTCGATAAAAAGCTCGAAGAAAACGCGGAACAGCGAAAGGTGCTGGTTACACTACAGACCCGTGGCTACCTTGAGCCTGCCGTTTACAATAAGGGGAACAATGAACTTCTTCAAGAAGCCGAGCGCATACAGCGCCAGAAGGAATCTATAGCCCGCTTCATAAACAGCGACAATATAAACCTCCATGAGGTCAGTGAACTATTGCAATACGCCACAAAGGCGACGATGCTGAAGGGCTTTGACGGCGAACTGTTTACCCGCTTTGTGGAGCGAATTCTTGTGTATTCCCGAACAGAAATCGGGTTTGAATTAAAATGCGGCATTACGCTGAAAGAAAGGCTGGTGAGATAAATGAGCCACACACCCTATGGCTACCGGATTATAAACGGAAAAGCCGTGATTGATGAACAAGCCGCCGAGCAGGTAAAAAACCTGTTTCAGTCCTATCTGACCGGCGATTCATTGGCAACAGCAGCAAAGAAAGCTGATATTAATGCCTTTCATGCAGGCATCAGCAGGAT
The window above is part of the Novisyntrophococcus fermenticellae genome. Proteins encoded here:
- a CDS encoding SHOCT domain-containing protein, which gives rise to MANITGVIPEINYEKKPVPQEQLQSEVDYVRAQRILSFILQNGLISLSEFNKITSLNRKSFSPALAQIMPENR
- a CDS encoding recombinase family protein: MKKVTKITENTSDFTERPKLRVAAYCRVSTESDDQLVSLDTQIKHYESYIKSNPDWDFAGLYYDEGITGTKKEKRPELLRMIADCENKKIDFIVTKSISRFARNTTDCLELVRKLLDLGIFIYFEKENINTGSMESELMLSILSGLAESESVSIAENSKWSVKRRFQNGTFKISYPPYGYDTADGKLVINESQAEIVRFIFSEILFGNGTGKIANELNRRDVPSKKGGHWTATTIRGMVGNEKYTGDAVFQKTYTDTHFNRHYNYGEKDQFLIKNHHDAIISHEDFNAAQAIIDQHGKEKGVEKYQDKYQNRYPFSGKIICGQCGGKFKRRIHSTGRHNIAWCCTNHIADAKKCSMKYIPESHFEYAFVTMMNKLMFGHQTVLRPLLMGLRCINSEDSVAKLHALDKKLEENAEQRKVLVTLQTRGYLEPAVYNKGNNELLQEAERIQRQKESIARFINSDNINLHEVSELLQYATKATMLKGFDGELFTRFVERILVYSRTEIGFELKCGITLKERLVR